The Pyrenophora tritici-repentis strain M4 chromosome 8, whole genome shotgun sequence genome contains a region encoding:
- a CDS encoding MBT domain containing protein, giving the protein MMLSTIALALAATASAAASGGPTAPPHGMYGYWDIKLNQGSSPDSLFLVTAYYNDGAYTFPDGYGTTCIYDPSADPPLTSGHDCDKLGLDWTYENSTLTIKQTITIDGEQWTFVGSQYPVTVQNEYFYMNVTSATVL; this is encoded by the exons ATGATGCTCTCTACCATTGCCCTCGCCCTCGCTGCCACCGCATCCGCTGCTGCGTCGGGGGGTCCTACTGCACCACCCCATGGAATGTATGGTTACTGGGACATCAAACTCAACCAAGGCTCTTCGCCCGATTCGCTTTTCCTAGTCACCGCATATTACAATGACGGTGCATACACCTTCCCTGATGGATACGGGACTACTTGCATCTACGACCCCAGTGCCGACCCTCCCCTCACTTCCGGACACGACTGCGACAAATTGGGTCTTGACTGGACCTACGAAAACAGCA CGCTTACCATTAAACAAACTATCACCATTGATGGCGAGCAATGGACCTTTGTTGGCTCCCAATACCCCGTCACTGTGCAAAACGAGTACTTCTACATGAACGTTACCAGCGCTACTGTCCTGTAG